From Methanosarcina lacustris Z-7289, one genomic window encodes:
- a CDS encoding MarR family winged helix-turn-helix transcriptional regulator, which translates to MTEKKEHLFIVFENLVKIKSECSCETFSECGLSDITVKQIGYLRVIDEHGEVTFSRLAKITRNSKPTITEMVNKFLKMDCVYKEKSSDDGRIFYIRLTERGQRIARAEENALLKVIEKMADSLDEKEIDTLINILEKVW; encoded by the coding sequence ATGACTGAGAAAAAAGAGCATTTGTTCATAGTCTTTGAAAACCTGGTCAAAATCAAAAGCGAGTGCTCTTGTGAGACCTTCTCTGAATGCGGGTTATCGGATATTACTGTAAAGCAGATCGGATATCTGAGGGTCATAGATGAACATGGGGAAGTGACATTTAGCAGGCTTGCTAAAATCACCAGAAACTCAAAGCCAACCATCACAGAGATGGTAAACAAATTCTTAAAAATGGACTGCGTGTACAAAGAAAAGTCCTCGGATGACGGGAGAATCTTTTACATTCGCCTGACCGAAAGGGGACAGAGGATAGCACGTGCCGAAGAGAACGCTTTGCTGAAGGTCATTGAAAAAATGGCAGATTCACTGGACGAAAAAGAAATAGACACTCTTATCAACATCCTGGAAAAGGTGTGGTAA
- a CDS encoding MarR family winged helix-turn-helix transcriptional regulator: MDETTVNKIILLMMKRDALDNMLFERAFQKKTRSEFKELSKNQPMVIKIIGMEGEIMPSTIGDYTGMDRSSLTRMIDDLEKKGMVFRKNDPEDRRKVLVSLTDKGLECYNYFNEIVDELLKIVDEKDINELLQSLETMVKIFNKVADRRI, encoded by the coding sequence ATGGATGAAACAACCGTGAATAAAATAATTCTTCTTATGATGAAAAGAGATGCTCTTGATAATATGCTTTTTGAACGCGCATTCCAGAAAAAAACTCGTAGTGAATTTAAGGAACTGAGCAAGAATCAGCCTATGGTGATCAAGATCATAGGCATGGAAGGTGAGATCATGCCCTCAACTATCGGGGATTACACCGGTATGGATAGAAGCAGTCTCACCCGGATGATTGATGATCTTGAAAAGAAAGGGATGGTGTTTCGGAAAAATGATCCTGAAGACAGAAGAAAAGTGCTCGTCTCCTTGACAGATAAAGGGTTGGAATGTTATAATTATTTTAATGAAATCGTCGATGAACTTCTCAAAATTGTAGATGAGAAGGATATCAATGAATTATTACAGAGCCTCGAGACAATGGTGAAGATTTTTAATAAGGTTGCAG
- a CDS encoding potassium channel family protein, whose amino-acid sequence MESKGHLVVLGYGDVGKSIVSELSGGLFRFVVVDSDEKVFENVEFEHLVGNGADEDVLIEAGVKTSSVVFVALNDDTNVIFATLISRGLNPEATIVARANSVKSIDKIYKAGANYVGSLSIVAGQMLAKMSANCIGKVCRIDEDIMLYEGIEIEKYHIEKGSFFDRKSIENLDLEKKIGCTIISIDRGGIVTTAINKQTVLRTGDIIAVVGSSKQISEFKEKYLD is encoded by the coding sequence ATGGAGTCAAAAGGGCATCTGGTGGTACTTGGGTATGGGGACGTTGGAAAGAGCATTGTGAGTGAACTCTCTGGAGGACTGTTCCGTTTTGTAGTTGTAGACTCTGATGAGAAAGTTTTTGAGAATGTGGAATTTGAACATCTTGTGGGCAACGGGGCGGATGAGGATGTCCTCATCGAAGCTGGAGTAAAAACTTCATCTGTTGTGTTTGTAGCCCTTAATGATGATACCAATGTTATTTTTGCAACCCTTATTTCCAGGGGACTGAACCCTGAAGCTACCATTGTGGCAAGGGCGAACTCCGTAAAATCAATTGATAAGATATATAAGGCTGGAGCGAACTATGTCGGCTCTCTTTCTATAGTTGCGGGACAGATGCTTGCCAAAATGAGCGCAAATTGTATTGGAAAAGTCTGCAGGATCGATGAAGATATAATGCTTTACGAGGGCATAGAAATTGAAAAGTACCATATTGAAAAAGGCTCTTTTTTTGACAGAAAATCAATAGAAAACCTGGACCTCGAAAAAAAGATAGGATGCACTATAATAAGCATTGATCGTGGAGGTATTGTTACCACTGCTATTAACAAACAGACTGTACTCCGGACAGGAGACATAATTGCAGTGGTAGGAAGCAGCAAACAGATCTCGGAGTTTAAGGAGAAATATCTTGATTAA
- a CDS encoding potassium channel family protein, with protein MWSSPHFPGRIFSIVVQVTGIILISGFLATYVIAPWMDRVIKFRMPRKVPSSMKEHIIICGYNQLVETLIDELAEQDITFIIVEDEEETIKELVYRDIPCIFGAPSDRLTLTNAGIEKARILIANKSDERNANIVLTAREFQHLNIIAIVEDRSNSKYLKYAGADTVVSPKAIFGQFIGRKAMDRLVSRVTGSTEIFKGVHVTEFPIYLKSPLIGKTLKEVSSQKLTDARIVGIWKSGALSFDLKEDDLIRDNSVLLAVGTPEELSKLKKLTH; from the coding sequence ATGTGGTCTTCACCTCACTTCCCGGGGAGAATCTTTTCCATAGTCGTACAGGTCACGGGAATCATTCTGATTTCGGGTTTTCTTGCAACTTATGTTATCGCTCCCTGGATGGACAGGGTGATAAAGTTCAGAATGCCCAGGAAAGTCCCTTCCAGCATGAAAGAACATATCATAATCTGTGGGTACAACCAGCTGGTAGAAACCCTGATTGATGAACTGGCAGAGCAGGATATAACGTTTATAATAGTTGAGGATGAGGAAGAAACAATCAAAGAACTTGTTTACAGGGACATCCCCTGTATTTTCGGGGCTCCCAGTGATAGGCTGACACTTACGAATGCAGGTATTGAGAAAGCCAGGATCCTTATTGCCAACAAGTCCGATGAAAGAAACGCAAATATCGTACTGACTGCAAGAGAGTTCCAGCACCTTAATATTATTGCCATCGTTGAGGATAGGTCCAATTCAAAATACCTGAAATACGCAGGTGCTGATACCGTTGTTTCTCCGAAAGCTATATTCGGACAGTTTATCGGAAGAAAAGCAATGGACCGACTTGTAAGCAGGGTGACAGGATCAACTGAAATTTTCAAAGGAGTGCACGTTACGGAATTTCCTATCTACCTCAAGAGCCCGCTTATAGGTAAAACCCTTAAAGAAGTTTCAAGCCAGAAGTTGACTGATGCAAGAATTGTTGGGATCTGGAAAAGCGGGGCTCTCTCTTTTGACCTTAAAGAGGATGACCTCATCCGGGATAACTCTGTCCTGCTGGCTGTGGGAACACCGGAAGAGCTCTCAAAACTGAAAAAACTCACACATTGA
- a CDS encoding IS1634 family transposase: MHITTNALDHHGIVCGVFDELEIGSIIDEALPKVGQHKLAHSIVIKAMILNCLGFTDSRLYLYSQYFENLPVERLLGPGVSASDLTDDVLGRTLDKIYEADPTQLFMKLSMKMMEIVNLKVMQLHCDDTNFSVHGDYEPEDGSSAIELTYGHAKDKRYDLKRFSMGMIVNQYGMPLFTQAYSGNSSDKETIVEAMKRLKENIEFPDDVYFIADSSLYSEDNVKALKDMKWITRVPSTINLCKELLTSDLEFKQGEDPRYSFYETMVEYGGIKQKWVGVHSTEMHKRKDITFEKKIKKIVKEAQKDLKELKKIEFACEEDARAALERWKKKNPYCLLGTVDISTISKRENGKKGRPKKGEKLVTHYVVDAKAIRNEELVQHEKKYHGRFIIVSNDLNLDAEEMLEKYKNQSKVEKGFRFIKDKSFRVSEVYLKKPERIEALSMIMVLTLMVYSVAEWKLREKLKETGESIPNQVKKQTQKPTLKWVFMLMRGITEVEVKTKSKTKIQVANLDEIKEKLIRLMGKSCEKYYF; encoded by the coding sequence ATGCACATTACTACTAACGCCCTGGACCATCACGGTATAGTTTGTGGAGTTTTCGATGAACTTGAAATTGGAAGTATTATCGATGAAGCGCTTCCCAAAGTTGGGCAGCATAAGTTAGCTCATTCAATAGTGATAAAGGCAATGATTCTTAATTGCCTTGGATTCACTGACAGTCGCCTTTACCTGTACTCTCAATATTTTGAAAATCTTCCCGTTGAAAGATTACTTGGTCCTGGAGTTAGTGCATCAGATCTTACTGATGACGTTTTAGGGCGAACTCTTGATAAGATCTACGAAGCAGATCCGACTCAACTGTTCATGAAACTTTCCATGAAAATGATGGAAATTGTGAACCTTAAGGTAATGCAACTTCATTGCGATGATACCAATTTCAGCGTTCATGGAGACTATGAACCTGAAGATGGTAGCTCTGCCATTGAACTCACTTATGGTCATGCAAAAGATAAGAGATATGATTTGAAGCGTTTTTCAATGGGGATGATTGTAAACCAGTATGGAATGCCATTATTTACACAGGCTTATTCTGGAAATTCATCCGACAAAGAAACCATAGTAGAAGCCATGAAACGACTTAAGGAAAACATAGAGTTCCCTGATGATGTTTATTTCATAGCTGATAGCTCTCTGTATTCTGAAGATAATGTCAAAGCATTAAAAGACATGAAATGGATCACTCGTGTTCCCTCAACTATAAATCTTTGTAAAGAGCTACTGACTTCTGATCTTGAGTTTAAACAGGGGGAAGATCCACGCTACTCGTTTTATGAAACGATGGTTGAATATGGTGGCATAAAACAAAAATGGGTAGGTGTTCACTCCACCGAGATGCATAAAAGAAAAGACATTACATTTGAAAAGAAAATAAAAAAGATTGTCAAGGAAGCTCAGAAAGATCTTAAAGAGCTTAAAAAAATAGAGTTTGCATGTGAAGAGGACGCAAGAGCAGCCCTGGAAAGATGGAAGAAGAAGAACCCTTACTGTTTGCTGGGAACAGTTGACATCTCCACAATCTCAAAAAGAGAAAACGGTAAGAAGGGAAGGCCAAAAAAGGGTGAAAAACTTGTCACTCATTATGTTGTGGATGCAAAAGCTATCAGGAATGAAGAACTCGTACAGCATGAAAAAAAGTATCATGGAAGATTTATAATCGTAAGCAATGACCTGAATCTTGATGCTGAAGAGATGCTGGAAAAATACAAAAACCAGAGTAAAGTGGAAAAAGGATTCAGGTTCATAAAGGACAAAAGTTTCAGGGTTTCTGAGGTGTATCTTAAGAAACCCGAAAGAATTGAAGCATTGTCAATGATCATGGTTTTAACTCTGATGGTTTACTCAGTAGCAGAATGGAAGCTGAGAGAAAAACTAAAAGAAACAGGGGAATCAATACCGAACCAGGTTAAAAAACAAACTCAAAAGCCGACATTGAAATGGGTTTTCATGCTGATGAGGGGGATTACGGAAGTGGAAGTAAAAACGAAATCAAAAACAAAAATTCAAGTTGCCAACCTGGATGAGATTAAGGAGAAGTTAATAAGGTTGATGGGAAAGAGTTGTGAAAAATACTATTTTTGA
- the lon gene encoding endopeptidase La has translation MYTKNTDENLESLVMPLFEVVVYPKSRAKFLADKVTGEILSTEIKNAEPVYAVGLTVKSGTKPSDLSEDDLYKTGNLLKIVFVQPADEGYLVVAKAVQRVEVVSLYRKDELFYATYEPVMDLQDLDEDVQAEMLENVKTTVNEISSRFQGSEKFTRPIEKMVSIDQIMGYVMPFMPIKLEEKQALLEIVSVKERYLKFVDILMEHKENINFQVEIAKKVTDNINKSHREAMLREQLKVIQEELNESEDSVSGEGGYRERIENSKMPDEVRKKALSELKKLETGGNHNPESPVIRNYLDLMLDLPWVTEEKKSIDIAEARRVLENNHNGLEKVKERIIQHLAVMKLKHEKQGSILLFLGPPGTGKTSLGKSIADALGREYVRASLGGVKDEAEIRGHRRTYVGAMPGRIIQGMKKAGTKNPVFILDEVDKLSTSYAGDPSSALLEVLDPEQNNSFSDHYLEVPYDLSDVLFIATANSLATIPAPLLDRMELIEISSYTKNEKFAIAKDHLLPSTLEEHGLDTDKLKIEDETLKVIIEKYTREAGVRQLQKQLAKTARFVSEKIVSGKADLPYVVKPEMLKEIIGKELVRQEEARKENVPGVVTGLAWTPVGGEILFIEGTFMPGKGKLTLTGQLGDVMKESAQISLSLVRSRLANTANSFNFTSSDIHIHVPSGATPKDGPSAGVTLFTALTSLITGKAVDPKIAMTGEITLSGAVMPVGGIKEKILAAHRAGIKKVILPKENERDLEDVPEDVRNELKFVPVETIEEVLKEALDMDLPRPVLSFTENGFVATQNI, from the coding sequence ATGTACACAAAAAACACTGATGAAAATCTAGAAAGCCTCGTAATGCCTCTCTTTGAAGTAGTGGTGTACCCGAAAAGCCGGGCAAAATTCCTGGCTGATAAAGTCACCGGGGAAATACTATCAACTGAGATTAAAAATGCAGAGCCTGTGTACGCTGTTGGGCTAACAGTAAAGAGCGGCACAAAACCTTCAGACCTGTCAGAAGACGATCTGTATAAAACAGGAAATCTGCTTAAGATTGTGTTTGTACAGCCTGCTGATGAAGGATATCTTGTTGTTGCGAAGGCTGTCCAGAGGGTAGAAGTCGTCTCTCTTTATCGGAAGGACGAACTGTTCTATGCCACATATGAGCCTGTCATGGACCTTCAGGACCTTGATGAAGATGTTCAGGCAGAAATGTTAGAGAATGTAAAAACGACAGTTAATGAGATAAGCAGCCGTTTTCAGGGTTCTGAGAAGTTTACCCGGCCAATCGAGAAGATGGTTTCCATTGACCAGATAATGGGATATGTCATGCCATTCATGCCGATAAAACTTGAAGAAAAGCAGGCTCTTCTGGAGATAGTTTCTGTCAAAGAACGATATCTTAAGTTTGTTGACATTTTGATGGAGCACAAAGAGAATATCAATTTCCAGGTGGAAATTGCAAAAAAAGTTACCGATAATATAAACAAGTCGCATAGAGAAGCGATGCTTCGAGAGCAGTTGAAGGTTATTCAGGAAGAACTCAATGAAAGTGAAGATTCCGTTTCAGGGGAAGGAGGATACCGGGAAAGAATTGAGAATTCGAAGATGCCCGATGAAGTGAGAAAGAAAGCCCTCTCAGAGCTAAAGAAACTCGAAACCGGAGGCAACCATAATCCTGAAAGCCCTGTTATCCGGAACTATCTGGACCTCATGCTCGACCTTCCCTGGGTAACGGAAGAGAAAAAGAGCATAGATATTGCCGAAGCCCGCCGTGTGCTTGAGAACAACCATAACGGGCTTGAAAAAGTCAAGGAGAGAATAATCCAGCACCTGGCAGTAATGAAATTAAAACATGAGAAACAGGGCTCGATCCTGCTCTTCCTGGGACCTCCAGGCACCGGCAAAACGAGCCTTGGAAAGAGCATTGCAGATGCCCTTGGCAGGGAATATGTCCGTGCCAGCCTTGGGGGCGTCAAAGATGAAGCCGAGATCAGGGGGCACCGCCGGACATACGTAGGGGCTATGCCTGGAAGGATTATACAGGGCATGAAAAAAGCAGGCACTAAAAACCCGGTCTTTATCCTCGATGAAGTCGATAAGCTTTCAACTTCCTACGCAGGAGACCCTTCAAGTGCCCTTCTGGAAGTCCTTGACCCCGAACAGAACAACAGCTTCTCGGATCACTACCTTGAAGTCCCATATGACCTGTCTGATGTGCTGTTCATTGCCACTGCCAACTCCCTGGCAACGATCCCGGCGCCACTTCTCGACAGGATGGAGCTGATAGAGATTTCAAGCTACACGAAAAACGAGAAGTTTGCAATTGCAAAAGACCACCTGCTCCCCAGCACCCTGGAAGAACACGGTCTTGATACGGATAAACTCAAAATTGAAGATGAAACCCTGAAAGTGATCATCGAAAAATACACCCGAGAAGCAGGAGTCAGGCAGCTCCAAAAACAGCTTGCAAAGACTGCGAGGTTTGTTTCTGAGAAGATTGTTTCAGGCAAGGCTGACCTGCCTTACGTGGTAAAACCGGAGATGCTCAAGGAGATCATCGGAAAAGAGCTGGTCAGGCAGGAAGAAGCCAGAAAAGAAAATGTTCCCGGCGTGGTCACCGGACTTGCCTGGACTCCTGTAGGAGGAGAAATTCTCTTCATTGAAGGCACATTCATGCCTGGAAAAGGAAAGCTTACGCTTACAGGCCAGCTCGGGGACGTGATGAAAGAGTCTGCGCAGATCTCTTTGAGCCTTGTCAGGTCCAGGCTTGCAAACACTGCAAACAGCTTTAACTTCACTTCAAGCGACATTCATATCCACGTGCCTTCAGGTGCAACCCCAAAAGACGGCCCTTCAGCAGGTGTGACCCTCTTTACAGCCCTTACATCCCTGATTACCGGCAAAGCAGTTGACCCAAAAATTGCCATGACAGGGGAAATCACGTTGAGTGGAGCAGTAATGCCTGTGGGCGGCATAAAGGAGAAAATCCTGGCAGCCCACAGGGCAGGCATAAAAAAGGTAATCCTGCCAAAAGAAAACGAGAGAGACCTTGAGGACGTGCCCGAAGACGTCAGAAACGAACTTAAATTCGTTCCTGTAGAGACCATTGAGGAAGTCTTGAAAGAGGCACTTGACATGGACCTTCCCAGGCCGGTGCTGTCGTTTACAGAAAATGGATTTGTAGCTACGCAGAATATTTAA